The Zobellia alginiliquefaciens genome contains a region encoding:
- a CDS encoding OsmC family protein, with product MKKEHHYKANLKWTGNTGSGTTGYRDFERSYAISIENKPDILGSSDPAFRGDATKYNPEELLVASLSSCHMLWYLHLCSEAGVIVVDYKDNATGTMIETADGGGRFSEVTLHPVVTVKVSEMVEKAQELHKKANTLCFIANSVSFVVKHKASCLSLEN from the coding sequence ATGAAAAAAGAGCACCATTACAAAGCAAACCTTAAATGGACCGGAAACACGGGTAGTGGTACCACCGGTTATAGAGATTTTGAACGCAGCTATGCTATTTCCATTGAAAATAAACCGGATATTTTAGGGTCTTCGGACCCTGCGTTTAGAGGTGATGCTACAAAATATAATCCAGAGGAGCTGTTGGTAGCCTCTTTGTCTTCATGTCATATGCTTTGGTACCTGCATTTGTGTTCCGAAGCTGGCGTTATTGTCGTTGACTATAAGGATAACGCTACTGGTACCATGATAGAAACCGCAGATGGAGGTGGACGTTTTAGTGAAGTTACCTTACATCCAGTGGTTACGGTAAAGGTGTCTGAAATGGTAGAGAAAGCACAAGAATTACATAAAAAGGCAAACACGCTTTGTTTTATAGCCAATTCGGTAAGCTTTGTTGTAAAGCATAAGGCCAGTTGCTTGAGCCTTGAGAATTAA
- a CDS encoding DUF2061 domain-containing protein, with product MIVDQLILDKAASKKKYSEDKKSEKPIRSIAKAVSWRVIGTLDTLLVSYLLTSEVAIAASIASIDFVTKMFLYFFHERLWNKINWGK from the coding sequence ATGATAGTAGATCAGTTGATTTTAGATAAAGCAGCTTCCAAGAAGAAATATTCAGAAGATAAAAAATCTGAGAAGCCAATCCGTAGTATCGCCAAAGCGGTAAGCTGGAGGGTGATAGGTACTTTGGATACCTTGCTGGTTTCTTATTTGTTAACTAGTGAGGTGGCTATTGCAGCTTCTATTGCTTCCATAGATTTTGTGACCAAGATGTTTTTGTACTTCTTTCACGAGCGTTTATGGAACAAAATTAATTGGGGTAAATAA
- a CDS encoding RrF2 family transcriptional regulator, whose product MLSKKTKYGLKALAFLASQKDKQPVQISEVAKAENISQKFLESILLSLRKSGFLGSKKGKGGGYYLIKDPKEILMTDVMRILEGPIAMVPCVSLNFYEKCADCPDEATCSVNKLMLMVRDANLEVYRNNTLADLIA is encoded by the coding sequence ATGCTCTCAAAAAAGACAAAATATGGGTTAAAGGCGTTGGCTTTCTTGGCTTCGCAGAAAGACAAACAGCCTGTGCAAATTTCGGAAGTTGCAAAGGCCGAAAACATCTCGCAAAAATTTTTGGAGAGTATCTTGTTGTCCTTGCGCAAGAGCGGATTTTTAGGCTCTAAAAAGGGTAAAGGTGGCGGCTACTATTTAATTAAGGACCCTAAAGAAATCCTAATGACAGATGTCATGCGCATACTCGAAGGTCCAATTGCCATGGTGCCCTGTGTAAGTCTTAATTTCTACGAAAAATGTGCGGACTGCCCGGATGAAGCCACTTGCTCCGTAAATAAACTCATGCTTATGGTACGCGATGCCAATCTTGAGGTATACCGTAACAATACTTTGGCCGATTTAATAGCCTGA
- a CDS encoding phosphoadenosine phosphosulfate reductase family protein, translating into MSFSEDQIKKLNERFENADPSVIIDWAIENANNAVVTTNFRPYEVAILHAVADVKNDIPVIWCDTGYNTPNTYKHAEELIEKLGLNIDLYVPKQTSAHRDSVMGIPQIDDPKHAVFTEQVKLEPFKRAMEAHKPDVWFTNLRKGQTALRDSLDILSVSKDGVLKVSPFYHWSDAQLDAYLEKRELPNEHKYFDPTKVLENRECGLHT; encoded by the coding sequence ATGAGTTTTTCAGAAGATCAGATAAAGAAACTTAACGAGCGTTTTGAAAATGCAGACCCTTCGGTTATTATCGATTGGGCCATTGAGAATGCCAATAATGCAGTGGTTACTACAAATTTTAGACCTTACGAGGTGGCCATTTTACATGCCGTTGCCGATGTAAAGAATGATATTCCTGTGATTTGGTGCGATACGGGTTATAATACGCCCAATACTTACAAGCATGCGGAAGAGCTAATTGAGAAATTAGGTTTGAACATCGATTTGTATGTGCCAAAGCAAACCAGTGCTCATCGTGATAGTGTAATGGGAATACCTCAAATAGATGACCCAAAGCATGCGGTTTTTACAGAACAGGTTAAGTTGGAGCCTTTTAAAAGGGCTATGGAAGCGCATAAGCCAGATGTTTGGTTTACCAACCTTAGAAAGGGGCAAACTGCGTTGAGGGATTCGTTGGATATTCTAAGTGTAAGCAAAGACGGAGTTCTTAAAGTGAGTCCGTTTTATCACTGGAGCGACGCACAGTTAGATGCTTACCTGGAAAAAAGAGAATTACCTAACGAGCATAAATATTTTGATCCGACCAAAGTTCTTGAGAACCGCGAATGTGGATTGCATACCTAA
- the cysD gene encoding sulfate adenylyltransferase subunit CysD — MSQDTSHINALENEAIYIFREVAAQFERPVLLFSGGKDSITLVRLAQKAFWPAKIPFPLMHIDTGHNFPETIEFRDRLVEELGLELIVRNVQDSIDQGKVKEESGRYSSRNSLQTTTLLDAIEEFKFDACIGGARRDEEKARAKERIFSVRDDFGQWDERNQRPELFDMLNGQIELGQNVRVFPISNWTELDVWSYIKEEEIEIPSIYFAHKRKVFLRDGLIWSHSDYVYQEEDEEVLERMVRFRTVGDMSCTAAVFSDATDIESVVEEIRDSSISERGARIDDKRSEAAMEKRKQQGYF; from the coding sequence ATGAGCCAAGATACATCACACATCAACGCCTTAGAGAACGAGGCCATCTACATCTTTAGAGAGGTAGCTGCTCAATTTGAAAGACCGGTACTTTTATTTTCCGGCGGAAAAGATTCAATAACATTGGTGCGTTTGGCGCAAAAGGCATTTTGGCCTGCAAAGATTCCTTTTCCTTTAATGCATATTGATACAGGTCATAACTTTCCTGAAACAATAGAATTTAGAGATAGATTGGTTGAGGAGTTGGGTCTAGAACTTATCGTAAGAAATGTTCAGGATTCTATTGATCAAGGTAAGGTAAAAGAAGAATCGGGTCGGTACTCAAGTAGAAATTCATTGCAGACTACTACGTTGTTAGATGCTATTGAAGAATTCAAGTTTGATGCTTGTATAGGTGGAGCTCGTAGAGATGAGGAAAAAGCAAGGGCAAAAGAGCGTATTTTTTCTGTGCGTGATGATTTTGGTCAGTGGGATGAACGTAACCAGCGTCCGGAGCTTTTTGATATGTTGAACGGTCAGATAGAATTGGGACAGAACGTACGTGTGTTCCCAATTTCGAACTGGACAGAGTTAGATGTTTGGTCTTATATCAAAGAAGAAGAAATTGAAATACCTTCTATCTACTTTGCACACAAACGTAAAGTATTCTTGCGTGACGGTTTGATTTGGTCACATTCGGATTATGTGTACCAAGAGGAAGATGAGGAAGTGTTGGAACGTATGGTGCGTTTCCGTACTGTAGGGGATATGAGCTGTACGGCAGCCGTATTTTCGGATGCAACGGATATTGAATCTGTTGTGGAGGAGATTCGTGATTCCAGTATTTCTGAAAGAGGAGCCCGTATTGACGATAAACGATCGGAAGCGGCAATGGAGAAAAGAAAACAACAAGGATACTTTTAG